The Sorex araneus isolate mSorAra2 chromosome 5, mSorAra2.pri, whole genome shotgun sequence genome has a segment encoding these proteins:
- the LOC101556198 gene encoding protein yippee-like 5: protein MGRTFLDHIGGTRLFSCANCDTTLTNRSELISTRFTGATGRAFLFNKVVNLQYSEVQDRVMLTGRHMARDVSCKHCNSKLGWIYEFATEDSQRYREGRVILERALVRERGL, encoded by the coding sequence ATGGGGAGAACTTTCCTTGATCACATTGGTGGCACGCGTCTGTTTTCTTGCGCAAACTGTGATACGACCCTGACCAACCGCTCAGAGCTCATCTCCACTCGGTTTACCGGTGCCACTGGCCGAGCGTTTCTTTTTAACAAGGTAGTTAACCTGCAGTACAGTGAAGTTCAAGACCGGGTCATGCTCACCGGCCGCCACATGGCTCGAGATGTGAGCTGCAAACACTGCAATAGCAAACTGGGATGGATCTATGAGTTTGCCACCGAAGACAGCCAGCGTTACAGAGAGGGCCGCGTGATCCTGGAACGGGCTCTGGTTCGAGAGCGAGGGCTTTGA